The following nucleotide sequence is from Pandoraea thiooxydans.
CGCGGTGATCAACGGCGTGGTGGCCGTGCCGCTGCTGGTGGTGATCATTCTGTTGGTTTCCAAACCCGCCGTGATGGGAGCCTTCACCGCCAGCGGACCGGTGCGCCTGCTGGGCTGGATGACGGTCGGCGTGATGGGGGCGGCCGCCGTGGGGATGTTCGTGCTTCATTGATCGTCCCGCCTGCCGGGCCGGCCCAGAGGCCGCACGAGGCCTTGCGCGGATCGGGGTTTTCCCGGAATTTTCGCAGGCGCGGTATCATGCGGCTCTCGCATCGACGATCGGCCGCCACGGGCTCTTGGCGAGGTGATCCGCCGGGCCTCGAGGCCCGGCCGGCGCACCGACGGCCGATTCGGCTGCGTTCGCCGAGCGGGCAGGCAAGTCCCGCCGTGGTACACAACACAACGACAATTCGCGGATTCCCCGATGGTTCATGCCCATTTTTCTGAAGGTGCGCTCAGCGCCAGTCTGCAGGCGCTGCATTTACAGGCGTTTCTCGGCATTGTTGCCGCGCTGCTCATCGGCGGCATGGTCAAAGGGGTTGTCAGCATCGGCGTGCCGCTGGTCGCGATGCCGATCCTCACCCTGTTTCTGCCGGTCAAGCAAGCGGTGCTGCTGCTCTCGATGCCGATCATCCTGGGCAATATCCCGCAGGCGCTGGAAGGCGGCAAGACCTGGCAAACCGCGCGCGAGATGACCGCGCCGCTGATCGGCACGGTGCTCGGCAATATCTTTGGCGTGACCGTATTGATTTCGCTGGCGCCGCGCCATGCGCTGGCGGCCGCCGGCGCCGTGCTGATCTTCGCCACCTTGCTGATGCTGGCCTCGCCCAAGCTCAAATTTTCTCCCGCGATGGAAAAGCCAGCCGGCTTCGTGCTGGGTTTTGGCGCTGCGGTGATGGAGAGCATCGCGTCGGTGCCGGGACCGTTGCTGGCGATGTATCTGATTGCCACCGGCGCGACCGGCAAGGCGTTCACCAAGCGCATCGCCATTATTCTGGTGGTGTCGATCGTCACCCTGATCGTTGTGCTCGGGCGCGGCATGCACGCGAGCTGGCTCGATCTGGTCGTCTCGGCCGCCGCCAGCATTCCGGTGATCGCAGGCATCGTGCTGGCCCGACCGTTGCGCGACAAGCTGCCGCCTTTGGCTTTCCGCGTCCTGGTATTGCTGTTCGTGCTGGGCGCCGCGGTGCAGATGGTTCGCAAGTCGGGGGTATTGTGACGGCGCGGGCAATCTCATCGTGCACGATCGGGTTTTGATAGCATTCAGCCTTTCCGACGATAATAATTCAGCGTGAAGCCCTGGTCTGTGTCTGCATTTGTCGAGCGCCTTGCCCAATGGGCGGCCGAATTCAAACCGGTGGCAGCCGCGCGCCTGCGGCGCCTGCTGCACCCGACCTGGCATGGCGTGGGGCTGGCGCTGTGCGCGGTGCTCGCCGGCGTCATGTTGTATGTGCTGTTTCTGATTCCCTTCACGCCGAGTATCGGGGACATTCGCAAGGCCAGGCTGGAATTGCCGGCGCAGGTGTACTCGGCCGACGGCAAGCTGCTGGCCGAGTTCAAGCCGGGCAACCGCGAGTGGGTGCCGCTGTCGGATGTTTCCCCGCACGTGGTCGATGCGCTGATCAGCACCGAAGACCATCGCTTCTACCAGCACGGCGCGATCGATTGGCGACGCACACTGTCGGCCGCGCTCCATACGCTTGCCGGCGATCGCCAGGGCGGCTCGACCATTACCCAGCAGCTGGCCCGCAATCTCTATCCCGACCAGATCGGCCGCGCGCCCACCCTCACGCGCAAGATCAAGGAGGCCATCACCGCCTACAAGATCGAATCGGTCTACACCAAGAAGCAGATTCTCGAGACCTATCTGAATACCGTGCCGTTCCTGTACGACGCCTATGGCATCGAGATGGCCGCGCGCACATACTTCGGCAAGTCGGCCGATGAACTCAACATTCTCGAGAGCGCCACGCTGGTCGGCATGCTCAAGGGCAACGCTTATTACAACCCGGTACTGAACCCCGAACGCGCGCTGCAGCGGCGCAATATCGTGCTGGCGCAGATGGTCAAATATGGGCGTCTGTCGCAGGCCCAGTTCGACAGGCTCAAGCGCCAGCCGCTGCGGCTCGACTTTCAGCGCCTGACCGAGTCGCCGGGGCCGGCACCGCATTTCGCCCAACAGTTGCGCAAGTGGCTGATCGGCTGGGCCGATCGCAATGGCTACAACATCTATACCGACGGCCTGGTGGTGCGAACCACCATCGATTCGCGCTTGCAGGCGCTGGCCAATCAGGCGGTGGCGCGCCAGGGCAATCTATTGCAGGGGGTGGCCAACGCCGCCTGGGGCGAGCGCTCCGGCTGGGCCGGTCACCGCGCGCTGGTGGAGAGCTTCGTGCGCGAGAGCGCCGACTACCGCGCGGCGCGCGATATCGGGCTGACCGACAAGCAGGCCATGAAGCAACTGATGTCCGATCGCGCCTTCATGCGGGGGCTGCGCGAGGACAAAACCCGGGTGCAGGCCGGCTTTTTGGCGATCGACCCGGACAACGGCGAGATCAAGGCATGGGTC
It contains:
- a CDS encoding sulfite exporter TauE/SafE family protein → MVHAHFSEGALSASLQALHLQAFLGIVAALLIGGMVKGVVSIGVPLVAMPILTLFLPVKQAVLLLSMPIILGNIPQALEGGKTWQTAREMTAPLIGTVLGNIFGVTVLISLAPRHALAAAGAVLIFATLLMLASPKLKFSPAMEKPAGFVLGFGAAVMESIASVPGPLLAMYLIATGATGKAFTKRIAIILVVSIVTLIVVLGRGMHASWLDLVVSAAASIPVIAGIVLARPLRDKLPPLAFRVLVLLFVLGAAVQMVRKSGVL